The sequence below is a genomic window from Streptobacillus ratti.
CATATTAGTTGGTAAAGATTACCAAGTAAGAGAACATGCTGCAAAAATAGGTGTAGATTTAAGTGGTGTACAAATTATTGATCCTATGTCTTTTGAAAAGACACCTGAATTTATTAGACAATTTGTACATTTAAGATCTAAAAAAGGAATGAAAGAAGAACAAGCACGTGAAATAATTCAAAATGATGTAAGATTTTTTGGAGCTATGCTTGTTAGAAACTGTGTAGCAGATGGTATGGTTGCTGGTTCTAATTCACCAACATCTAATGTATTAAGAGCTGCAATACAAGTAATAGGTCCTAAAAAAGGTCTAAAAACAATTTCAAGCTCATTTATTATGCAAACAAAAACTAAAGAATTTGGAGTAGATGGAACATTGCTATTTTCAGATTGTGGAGTACTTCCAAATCCAACTGCTCAACAAATTGCAGATATAGCAATATCAGCTGTTGAAAAATCAAGATTAATAACTAAATTTACTGACCCTAAAGTAGCACTTTTAACTTATTCAACTAAAGGTTCTGCTGAGGGAGAACAAGTAACTAAAATGAGAGAGGCATATAAGATACTGGAAGAAAGAGGAGTAGACTTTGAATTTGATGGAGAATTACAATTAGATGCTGCTATAGTTCCAGCCGTTGCAGAACAAAAAGTTAAAGATTCTAATGTTGCAGGTAAAGCAAATATATTAGTATTCCCTGATTTATGTTCAGGAAATATAGGGTATAAATTAGTTCAAAGATTTGCAAAAGCAAAAGCTTTAGGACCTTTAATTCAAGGACTTGCAAGACCTGTACATGATTTATCAAGAGGATGTAATGTAGAAGATATAGTTGATGTAGTTGCAATAACATGTGCAGAATGTGCAGTATTTTGTGAAATTTTAACATTATAATAGGAGGAAAAATGAAAGTATTAGTAATAAATAGTGGAAGCTCGTCTTTAAAGTTTGAATTAATAAATACAATAGATAATAATACTTTAATCAAAGGTATTTGTGAAAGAATAGGGATTTCAAATTCAATATTTACTTTAAAAAATTTAATTACAGGAATTAAAATAGAAGAAAGACCAGAAGAAATGCCTAATCATAAAATGGCTATAGATTTAGTATTAAAAGAATTAGTAGGAGAAAACGGAGTATTAAAATCTATAGATGAGATTGATGCTATAGGTCATAGAGTAGTTCATGGTGGAGAATACTTTAATGATTCAGTTTTAGTAGATGAAGAAGTAATAAAAAAATTAGAAAATATTTCAGAATTAGCACCATTACATAATCCAGCTAATGTTATGGGAATTAAGGTAATGAGAGAATTATTACCTGGTAAACCTAATGTTGCAGTATTTGATACAGCTTTCCATCAAACTATGGAAAAACATGTATATACTTACCCATTACCACTTGAAGATTATGAGGAATTAAAAGTTAGAAAATATGGTTTCCATGGAACTAGTCATAAATATGTTTCAGGTGTTGCAAAAGAAATGTTAGGTAAAGATGAATCTAAAATTATTGTGTGTCATTTAGGAAATGGAGCCTCAATATCAGCAGTTAAAAATGGTAAAGTAGTAGATACTTCTATGGGTCTTACTCCACTTGCAGGTATAATGATGGGAACTCGTTGTGGAGATATAGATCCAGCAGCAGTTTTATACATCATGGAAAAAAGAGGATTAACACCTAAAGAAATAGATACTAGAATGAATAAAAAATCAGGATTTTTAGGAATTTTTGGAGAAAGTTCAGACTTTAGAGATATACAAAAAGGTGTAGAATCAGGTAAAGAAAGAGCTAAACTTGCATATGACATGTTCTGCTATAGAGTAAAGAGCTATATAGGTTCTTATGCAGTTGCTATGGGTGGAGTAGATGCTATAGCATTTACTGGAGGAATAGGAGAAAATGCAGCCTATGCACGTCAAGGAATATGTGATGGTTTAGAGTTTTTAGGAGTAGAACTTGATAAAGTTAAGAATATGGAAAGAATTTCAGGAAATGTTGATTATTCTTTACCAACTTCAAAAGTTAAAGTATTTAAAATTGAAACAGCAGAAGAATTAATGATAGCAATGGATACATATAGATTATCAAAATAATATGATAATAATTAAGAGTATGTAATAAAATAAGAGGTGAAAAATACAAGTTGAGAAATAAATTATTAATATTGTCGATGATAAATCTATATAGTTTTGGAGCAGAGTATTATTTTAAATCAAATAATACATTTGAGCCTTATCATAATGGAAGTAGCATCTTGGTTAAAAGCACGATAGATGCAAATTTTGGAGCATCATTTAAAGAAAATGAAATATTTACTTTTTTAGGAGGTAAAGTAAAACCTAGTATTGAACATACAATAGATGGTTCTGGTAATTTAGGATTTAATTTTAAGAAAAAATTATCAGATAATATAGGTATAATATTAAATACAGGTTATGAATATAATGAGGGATATGAGGATAATATAAAGGAAATAATTAAACTAAGAGGAGAATGGGATAGTAGATTTGAAAAAGATAAAAAATTGTTAAAAGAATATTATCATACTCAAGGTTTAAGATTTAAAGGAAAAGAGAATTTATTACTTTCAAGTATAGTAAATTATGATGATGACAAAGTAAAGGGATATAGTGGAGTAATATATTCTTCAGAAGGATTTAATATATAAAAATTAAGGTTAGAAAGTTTCATAAAATTAGCCACTAAAAGATTAAATTATAATATAGAATTTGATTTAAATCATAAATTAAAGAAAGATAATAATCAAAATCAAAATAATTATGATAAAGGTGGAAGATTAAAAGGATCTATAAAAGTAAAAGGTAAAATAAATGATATAGAAACATATAATGAACTTGGAACTTATTTAACAACAATATTACCAGATAAAAAAGATTATTTAGTAATAAGTAAGAATGAATTAAATACTAAAAAAGGTAATATAGAGTATAAGGCTGGAATAAATGGTGAAGTAGCTTTAAAGGAAGTAGAAAATTCTAAAAATTTAAAAACACTATATAAACCAGAATTAGCTTTTGGTATAAAATATGATAAAGATAAATTATTATTAGAAAATAGTAATAAGGTAAAAGGAAGACTATATATAAAAGATTCAAAAATATATGAAGATGGATATGATAAATCTAAAAAAATAAATACAGATATAGCATCAGTTTATACTGATAATAAATTAGTATATAGATTTAATGACTTTGATATAAAAGGTATATCAAAATATAGAATATCGGCACATATGGAAAAAGACAAATATAGTGGATTAGAACACTTACTTTCAACAGGTGTAGGTATAGACTATAATAAAAATTATCTAAATGCAGAAATAAAGCATAGTTCAGATTTAAGATATGTATTTGGATATGTAGATAAAAAACCATTTTCAATAATAAATATATGGTCTGATAATAAAATAGAACATAAATTGAATGAAAAATTATATCTTAATGGTGAATTTAACTTAACTAGTTCAAATAGATTTAGAATATTAAATAGAAATTCTAAAGAAGATGAATTATTACTATTATTAGATGCTAAAGGAATTTTAAAGTATCATATAAATCCTAAACTTACATTTAATAATAAGTTAGAAATGAAAAATATTATCTTGTTTTCTTATTTTCCAGAAGAAACAGGTGTAGCTAATTCGGGAGCAGGGAATCAAAGTTCACAACCAAGCTCTGCAAAATCAAGTAAAAATGAAATTGCAGATAAATTAAAAATAGATTCACAATATATACTTAAGCTATATAATGAAAGTGAAATAATTTATAAAATAAAAGATAATATAGACATTAAAGGTAAATTATCTATAGGATATAGTCAATTAAAATCAGATAAATTATACAATAGCTTAAAAGATTTAAAAAGAGAACAAATAGATGAAAATGGAATAAGAGAATTTAGTTCTAAAGATATTAAGATTATAGATGAAGAAACTAAACGTTTTAATGATGAAAACTTTTTAATAGCTACAGGAATAGAAACAGAAATGAGATATATTGATGATAAATTATTAATAAAACCAAGTTTAGAGCTAGGTATAAATCATATGTTAAAAATTGATATATCAACTGAAGTTCCAGGACTTAATAATGTAAATACAGCAAATTCAACAACAGAATCATCGACTTCAACAACAGAAAAATCTGAAAAATCTGAAACAGCATCTAATAGTGATAGTATGAAGAATTCTAATTCAGGAAGTAATTCTGAACCAACAAGAAAAATACCAAGAAAAGTAGCTCGTTTCAGTATTGTATTTAAAAAAATTATCTTAAAAATGGGATTAAATTTAGAGTATAGATGGTAGTTTAATATTAAACTGTCATCTATATTTTTATATATTTAAAAAAATGAGAGTGTAATTTTGTAATACACTCCCTTTTATATACCTTATTTTCCAAACTCTTCTTTTAATTGATTACACCAATTTTCTATTCTTTCATCACTTAATTCAGGTTGATTTAGTTCATCAATTGCAAGACCAACGAATCTTCCATTTCTTATAGCTAATGAATCTGTAAAATCATATCCATCTGTATCAGTAAATCCAATGATTTTAGCATTAGATTTTTCAGCCTTTTTATAAAGTATTTCTATAGCATCTATAAATGAATCAGCAAATGATGCCTGATCTCCTGTTCCAAATAAAGCTATATATTTTCCACTTAAATCCATGTCATCGATTTCATCTACACATGCCATCCAATCATCTTGTAAATCTCCAAGACCCCAAGTTGGCGACCCTAAGATTAATAAATCATAATCACTAAATGTATCTATACCCTCTGATACTTCAATAACATCGACATCATCAAAATTATTTGAAATTCTATTAGCTATATCTTCAGTTGTACCAGTAGTAGTTCCAAAATAAATTCCCGTTTTCATTGTATCCTCCTTAAAAATATTCAATTATACTTTCATCAGTATATATAACTTGATTGTTTTTAGCTTCTTTTATCAATGCTAGCTTATTATTAATTGGTAAATATTCTAAGAATATTTTATCATAATTTAAATTACTTAGTAAATTTTTTTGTAATTTTAATATATTAGGTGGTAATTCAACCTCTTTTTTTATAACATATAATTTGCCTTTTGTATAGTTTTTATCACAAAAAAATATAGCTTTTTCATATTTTAATTTAAATATAGGCATTTCTATACTATTAAAATCAAAAATACAATTATCAATCTTATCTGAAATATCTACCCTATTTTTAAATTCAAAATAGTTTTTTAAATGAGGATTTTTAATAAAGTATTTATTCTTAGTATAGAAAATCATTTTCTTATTTTTATCAAAATAATATTTAATACCTATTGTTAAAAATAGAGAATAGAAAAATTTATCTTTTATCCTTATTTTTTCATTTTCAATAGAGTAAGAAATATTTTCTCTTGAAATAAATACAGACTTATTCTCTTTATAATACTTAGATAATATTTCTTTAGTAACATCATTGTATTCTTGAGCACCAAGAATATAGTTTTTAATATTTCTAAATTGGACTTTATCTTGATTAGAATAATTTAATATATTATAGTTTCTTTTTATCAGTATATGTACTATTTTGTGATTTTCTCTATTTTCAATGTTTTCAATTTTAATATCAAAATTAAAACCATAAAAATCACTTAAATTACATAATAAAGTAGATACATTTGAATCAAGTTTTGAAATAGATTTTTGACCTGACATAATAGAATATGAATTAAAACTTCTTTTAAGATATATTTTATCAAGTTCAATATCATCTAAATCTATAGTTGTGTAAAATACTGATTTCATAGGAAAAGAAGTATTATACATAGAATGATAATATTGGAATCTATCATCTTTTAATTTAGATTGTTTCATATCTTCTATCATTATACTAGGATAAAATCTATCTTTATATTCATTAGTTTCAAGTTTAAATACTACATCATAAAATATATGATTTTTTCTTAATTCTTTTAAATTATCTCCTCCATTAAACCAAATTGCATTTTTAACAGAAAATCCTTTTTGATCCATATCAAATTTTAAGTGTTGCTCATTACTTCCCACTGTTTTTGGGTTATGTATTATGCAATTTTCAGTCATTAGAAGAGGAGTAGGATTACCAAATCCAAATGGTTTTAATAAATTTAAACTTTGTATAAATTCATAGCTAATTTTTTGAGCAGGAATTTTCATATCTATTTTAATATTTTTAGTTAGTTTAATATTTTCTAATTGTTCTTTTGCATACTGTTCTATTTTTTCTTTAAAAATATTTAGATTTTCAAGTTTAATTGTAAATCCTGCTGCATTAGCATGACCACCAAATTTAATAAGAAGATTAGAAACGGATGATAAGGCTCTTGTAATATTAAATCCATCAACAGATCTACAAGAGGCTACAGCTATTCCCTCTTCTAAATTTTCTTCCATAATTATACATGGCTTATAATATGTTTCAAGAACTTTTGATGCCACTATTCCAATAATACCATGATGATAATTAGGAGAATGTGATATTAATATATATTTATCACTTAAATCCTTATTTTTCATTTCATCTAATACATTTTCAATAATTTCATCTTGTATTTTTCTTCTATCAAGATTATTTGAAATTAGATTATCTGCAAGTACATTTATTTCATTTTGATTATTACTGATTAATAATTTTACTCCTAGTTTTGCATCAGATAATCTACCAGCTGCATTAAATATAGGGGCGATTTTAAATGATATATCTCCTGTAGTAAGGTCCTTATCTTTTAATTCTAACTTATTTAGTATAGTTTTTAAACCAAGATTAGAACTATTTTTAAGTCTTTCTAAACCATATTTTACTATAATCCTATTTTCTTTTATTATAGGCATAATATCAGCTATAGTTCCAAGAGAAGCTATATCTAAATATGTATAAATTTCATCTTTCATATTAAGTCTTCTAAAAAGTTCATATGCTAAAAGAAATGCAACACCTACTCCAGCAATATTTGGAAATGAATATTCATTATCTAATCTTTTGGGATTAATACAAGCTAAGGCTCTTGGAAGTTTTTTATCACTAGGTAAATCATGATGGTCTGTTATTATGACTTGCATAGATAGTGAATTAATAAATTCAACATCATGATAAGAACTAATACCACAATCTACTGTTATAATAAGGTCTGTACCTTTATCTTTAATTTCTTGTATTGCCTCTTTATTTAAACCATAACCCTCATTTCTTAGGGGGATATAGTAGTCTACATTTTTTGCTCCAATTTTTTTAAATGCTAAATACAAAAGAGATGTAGAGGTAATACCATCTACATCATAATCACCATATATACATATATTTTTATTTTCTTTTATAGCATCTAATATATATGAAACAGCTAATCCTAAGTCCTTTAGTCTTAAAGGATCCTCAAGATTTTCAAGACTTGGATTAATAAAATTAACTACATCTTTTTCATCAACTATACCTCTGTTTGCTAATATATTAAGTATATTATTATCTATAGGTAAATCAAAGTTAGTTAATTTAGACTTAGTTTCAGAAAGTATCCATTTAGTTTGCATAAATACTCCTATTTAAGTAATTGTTGTATTGATGGTAATAAAAATGGAATAAATAGTACACCATCAAATGAATCAGTTGCTTTTCCTTTATTAAATATTAATGTAATTGAATCTTCTTCTAAGTAAAATGAACTTACAGAATCCCAATCTGCATATTTTTTATTTACTTTCATTCCAAAAGCTCTTATTTTATCATTTAATGTTGGTCTTAATATATCCTTATATTGATCAACGAAAATATCAGATAATTTTAATTCTTTACCAGTATTACTATCAAATACCATACCTCTGTATGAATTTTCTACACTACTATTATCAGGATTTGTTTTAGATGAAATAATTACTATAGACATAAATTTTGAATTATTTGCAGCTAAAAATACATTAGCTTTAGTATTTTCATCTTTAATTAAATCATTTATAGTTTTTTCTATTTTAGCATTTATTTTATCTGAAATTTTAGTTTCTTTAGCAGTAAATTTTAATATTCCAAATTTTTCATTTGTTTCTTGAGTTATAGTTAATAATGGTTCACTTCCGTATGAATAACCATTAAAAGTAAAACTAGCGTTAGCAATAGTTGAAAATCCAAGTGCTAGAACACTAATTATGAATAATTTTTTTATTGATTTCATCTTTACACCTCTTCGTTTGATATATATTAAGTATATACTAAATTATGAAAAAAATCAACAGAACTAAGTGTTATAAAAGAATTGTAAAATGATATTATATAACAGGTAAAATCAAGAAAATAAAAATAGCTCTAAAAGAGCTATTATTTTCCACTTGATTTAATTTCTGTCCATATTTTATCGTGTAATTCCTTAGTTTCATCATCTAAAGCACTAGGTAATTTAGATTTATTAACTATTTCTTCAGCAGAAATTATTGGTTTAATTTCAGAGTTTTCTTCTACACCTTTAATTATACTTGGATTTCTTAATACTTTTAACACTTCTATGAAGTTTTCAGGTCTGTATAAAAATTCAAGGAATTTATAAGCATTATCTTTATGTTTAGAATTTGCAGGTATAGCCATTGAATCTATATACATCATAGCACCCTCTGGTATAAAGTAAGTAAATTTATTTTCTTCTTCTTTTTCAATTTCATAAAATACATCTGGATAACCATGAACTATAGAAAATTCTCCACTTGCTATTCCTTTACCAGCAGCATTAGAATCAAATTTAGCTAAATTTTCTGCCCAAGAAAGTATTTTTTCTTTTGCTTCTTTTAATTGATTAATATCTTTTGAATCAGATGAATAACCTAAGTATTGTAAAGCAAGACCTATCACTTCACGTCCATCATCTAACATAGTCATACGACCTTTAAATTCTTTATTTAAAAATATATCAGGAGTTTTAACAAAATCACTACCAACAATCTCATTATTTACTGTTATTCCTGTTGCCATGAATGAATAAGGAATAGAATAATTTAATCCCTCATCATATATTTTAGAAATTTCCATTAAGTTTAGTTTTTCATTCATGTTTTCAAAAGTTTGCCCTAATTTAGACTTGTCTAATTTTTCTAATAATCCTGATTGTATCATAATAGGTATATAGTCAGTTGATGGTGAAACTATATCGTAATTTCCATCGCCACTCCCTATCATTAATTTAGCTATCATAGTATCATTATTATCATAGTAACTAAGATTAACTTTAATTCCTGTTTCTTTTTCAAAATCCTCTATAATTTTATCAGGAACAAAATATGTCCAAGTATAAATGTTTAAAACATTTTCATCGCTTTCATTATTTCCAAAGCAACTTAATAACATAATAAAAGTAAAAATTGTAAATAGTATTTTTTTCAATTTATCTACCTCCTAAATATTTTCTAGCCATTTCTCTGTCATCGAAATGTATTTTTTCTCTACCTATAATTTGGTAATCTTCATGACCTTTTCCAGCAATCAGTAGTATATCATTTTTTTGTAGGTTTTGTATAGAGGTTTTAATTGCAATTTCTCTATCACAAATTTTAAAGTATGGAATAGAAGAATCCATGCCTTTTTCTACATCATTTAATATCATTTCTGGATTTTCAGTTCTTGGATTGTCTGAAGTTAAATATATTAAATCACTGTATTCACAAGCAGCTTTAGCCATTTTTGATCTTTTAGTTTTATCTCTATCTCCACCTGCACCAAATAGGGTTATAAGCCTATTTTTTTTCATTACTGAAAGTGTTTTTAATATATTTGTTAATCCATCTGCTGTATGTGCATAATCTACTACAACCATAACATCTTTATCATTGTCAATTATTTCAAATCTTCCGGCTATAGATTTTATTTCTTGAATTGATTTAATAATGTCATCTAAACTTATCCCCAAGTTATATGCCGATAGTATAGCTCCTAAAAGATTTTGTAAATTATACTCTCCCATTAATTTTGTTGTAAAAATATACTCTTTGTTATCCTTAGATATTTTTACTTTCATTCCTTTTAATGTATATTCTAATACTTCTCCATTAATTGTTGCATTTTCTTTTAATGAAAAAGAATCAGAAATATTTAATAAACGTTTGCAATATTCATTATCTTTGTTTATTATAAGCCGTGCATTAGCTTTTAAATGATTAACTATAGAAGCTTTTGCCTCAAAATATTTTTCTAAAGTTTCATGGAAGTCAAGATGATCTTGAGTTAAATTAGTAAAAATTGCACTATCAAATTCTAACATCTTAACTCTACCTTGGCATAATGCGTGAGAACTTACTTCCATTAAAAAATATTCTACATTTTTATCTACTGCTTCTTTCATTAATTTTATTAAGTCTAAAGATTCAGGAGTAGTGTTTTTTGCTTCGTATTCAGTATCAAGCACCCTATAACCTGTAGTCCCTATTCTTGCAGAATTTTTGAATATAGATTCTAAAATGTAAGTTGTTGTTGTTTTACCATTTGTACCTGTAACAGCTATAATTTTCAATTTATTTTGAGGGTGATTATAAAAATTACTTGAAATATATCCAAGATTATCTCTTAAATTTTTAACTAAAACCACTGTAATATCTTTAGGATAAGGATAATCTTCTCTTTCTGCTATTATCATTTTAGCACCATTTTCAATGGCTGATGGTATGTAGTTATGTCCATCTACAACATTACCAATTAACGCAATAAATATATCTCCCTCTTTAATTTCTTTAGAATTATATGACATATCTTTAAAATTATCTTCTTCAACTAATGTAAGCACCCTATAATCTACATTTTTAAATAATTTTTGTAGGTTCATTATTATTTTCCTCCAAGTCTTTTTTCATCAAGGAAATCAAATATTGATTTTATAGATGTTGTAGCTTCACTTGATCTTAATAAGTGATAAACGTGGTAAAGCCCATCTACAGTAACAAACCTATTTTCTATATTTTCGCTATCAAGTTTTTCTTTAACTATTTTAGAATCATCATATAATAGTTCGCCATTATTAACTTCTATATAAGTAGGTGGGAATCCGTTGAAATCTCCAAAAACTGGTGAAATATATGGATGTTTTTTATCCTTCTCATATTTAAAGTATTCATTATCTTTAAGAAGTTTAGAAAGATCATAATTTTCAACAGAAGAACCTATTAAAAGATCTGTCTTAACATTTGTTTTTCTACTTTCTAAAGTATTTGATATATCTAAAAATGGAGATAAAAGAACTACTGCATCAGGTAATCTTCTTTTCTCATCTCTTCTTTTTAATAATGTAGAAACTATTAGGTTTCCACCAGCAGAATCTCCAAAAGTATATACATTTTTGTAATTTTCAAATGCATATTCTAAACCATTATCATAATCATCATGTCCACTAGGATAGAAACTATATGGAAGTTGTCTGTAATCAACGAAAATAATATCATAATTATCATTAATATTTAGCATAAATTCTGCAAGATTTCTATAAATATTAGATAGAGGATAAATAAATGCACCTCCATGGGCATAATAAATTACTGAATCATTTTTCTTTTCAGTTTTTTTAATCAACTCTAATTTTACATTTCCGTTATATAATATAGTTTCATGAGTTATGTCAGATTTATGTTTCCAAGGCAATTCATAATAAGCTCCAGTTCTACCTATTTTTAAAAATGTTTCTTTTTCTCCTCTATATATGAAATTGGTAGTTTTTAAAAGTGTGGTAGTTATTGATGAACAACTAACAATTGCTAAAGTAGAAAAAATAAAAATAATTTTTTTCATATTTAGTTCCTTTCTTGTTACATTTATATCATGTGTATTATACAATTTTTAGAACAAAAAATAAAGGTTTAATATATAATAGTGTGTAAAATAGTCTTGATAAATAAAAAAAATAAGATATAATATTTATAGTTAATTTAAAGGGAGATGAACATAAATGAAAAGAAAATTTTTATTTTTATCGTTAGTTATGGCATTATCTGGAATTTCAATTTCAGAAACAATTTCTCAAATACAAGGAAATGAAATGCTTTCTAAATTTCAAGATAAAGATGTAACTAAAGTTAAAGGAGTAGTAACTGCTATTAGAAAAACTAAGTATAATAATGGTTTCTTCATGCAATCAATAAAACATGATAAAGACATGAGAACTTCTGAGGGAATTTATGTAGAAAATATTAACGGTGTTGATGTTAAAGTTGGTGATTTAGTTGTTGTTGATGGAAAAGTAAAAGAAATTTATTTAAATAAACCTGATAAAACTCAACCACCTATTACTTCTATACAAGCTAATGTTGTAAAGGTTATGAAATCTAAACAAAAAGTTAAACCTTTAGAGCATACTGGAAAAAATATACCTATCAAAGTTCGTGATGATAATAACCCAGTGTTAAATGTAAAAACAAATGCTATGGATTATTATGAAGCACTTGAGGGAGTTTTAATAAAAATTAAAAATCCAGTTGTAACAGGAGCTAATCAAAAATATGGAGATATTACAGTAGTTCCAAGTAAGGGAATGTATGCAGGATTAAGAAGTATTAATGGTGGAGTAGTGTATAATAATTATGAAACAGAACAAACTCAAAGAATAACTGTAAATATAACTCCATGGAATATATTTGAAAACGGTAAGTATAAAGATAATTTAAGTCCAAATCCTGGAGATGAATTTAAAGGAGATATAGAGGGAATAGTATTTTATGAACATGGAGAATATAGATTATACCCAACATCACCTTTCCCTGGAATTTTAGATAAAAATACTAAACCTGAAAAAAATAAATATTCATATAATGAAGAATTATTAAATGTAGTTTCATATAATATAGAAAACTTCTCACATGTAGATAATCCTGAAAGAATAGGAGAACTTGCAAATCAAGTTGCAACTATACTTCAAACACCAGATGTTTTAGGGTTAATAGAAGTTGGAGAT
It includes:
- a CDS encoding flavodoxin is translated as MKTGIYFGTTTGTTEDIANRISNNFDDVDVIEVSEGIDTFSDYDLLILGSPTWGLGDLQDDWMACVDEIDDMDLSGKYIALFGTGDQASFADSFIDAIEILYKKAEKSNAKIIGFTDTDGYDFTDSLAIRNGRFVGLAIDELNQPELSDERIENWCNQLKEEFGK
- a CDS encoding extracellular solute-binding protein, which translates into the protein MKKILFTIFTFIMLLSCFGNNESDENVLNIYTWTYFVPDKIIEDFEKETGIKVNLSYYDNNDTMIAKLMIGSGDGNYDIVSPSTDYIPIMIQSGLLEKLDKSKLGQTFENMNEKLNLMEISKIYDEGLNYSIPYSFMATGITVNNEIVGSDFVKTPDIFLNKEFKGRMTMLDDGREVIGLALQYLGYSSDSKDINQLKEAKEKILSWAENLAKFDSNAAGKGIASGEFSIVHGYPDVFYEIEKEEENKFTYFIPEGAMMYIDSMAIPANSKHKDNAYKFLEFLYRPENFIEVLKVLRNPSIIKGVEENSEIKPIISAEEIVNKSKLPSALDDETKELHDKIWTEIKSSGK
- the recJ gene encoding single-stranded-DNA-specific exonuclease RecJ, coding for MQTKWILSETKSKLTNFDLPIDNNILNILANRGIVDEKDVVNFINPSLENLEDPLRLKDLGLAVSYILDAIKENKNICIYGDYDVDGITSTSLLYLAFKKIGAKNVDYYIPLRNEGYGLNKEAIQEIKDKGTDLIITVDCGISSYHDVEFINSLSMQVIITDHHDLPSDKKLPRALACINPKRLDNEYSFPNIAGVGVAFLLAYELFRRLNMKDEIYTYLDIASLGTIADIMPIIKENRIIVKYGLERLKNSSNLGLKTILNKLELKDKDLTTGDISFKIAPIFNAAGRLSDAKLGVKLLISNNQNEINVLADNLISNNLDRRKIQDEIIENVLDEMKNKDLSDKYILISHSPNYHHGIIGIVASKVLETYYKPCIIMEENLEEGIAVASCRSVDGFNITRALSSVSNLLIKFGGHANAAGFTIKLENLNIFKEKIEQYAKEQLENIKLTKNIKIDMKIPAQKISYEFIQSLNLLKPFGFGNPTPLLMTENCIIHNPKTVGSNEQHLKFDMDQKGFSVKNAIWFNGGDNLKELRKNHIFYDVVFKLETNEYKDRFYPSIMIEDMKQSKLKDDRFQYYHSMYNTSFPMKSVFYTTIDLDDIELDKIYLKRSFNSYSIMSGQKSISKLDSNVSTLLCNLSDFYGFNFDIKIENIENRENHKIVHILIKRNYNILNYSNQDKVQFRNIKNYILGAQEYNDVTKEILSKYYKENKSVFISRENISYSIENEKIRIKDKFFYSLFLTIGIKYYFDKNKKMIFYTKNKYFIKNPHLKNYFEFKNRVDISDKIDNCIFDFNSIEMPIFKLKYEKAIFFCDKNYTKGKLYVIKKEVELPPNILKLQKNLLSNLNYDKIFLEYLPINNKLALIKEAKNNQVIYTDESIIEYF
- a CDS encoding UDP-N-acetylmuramoyl-L-alanyl-D-glutamate--2,6-diaminopimelate ligase, whose protein sequence is MNLQKLFKNVDYRVLTLVEEDNFKDMSYNSKEIKEGDIFIALIGNVVDGHNYIPSAIENGAKMIIAEREDYPYPKDITVVLVKNLRDNLGYISSNFYNHPQNKLKIIAVTGTNGKTTTTYILESIFKNSARIGTTGYRVLDTEYEAKNTTPESLDLIKLMKEAVDKNVEYFLMEVSSHALCQGRVKMLEFDSAIFTNLTQDHLDFHETLEKYFEAKASIVNHLKANARLIINKDNEYCKRLLNISDSFSLKENATINGEVLEYTLKGMKVKISKDNKEYIFTTKLMGEYNLQNLLGAILSAYNLGISLDDIIKSIQEIKSIAGRFEIIDNDKDVMVVVDYAHTADGLTNILKTLSVMKKNRLITLFGAGGDRDKTKRSKMAKAACEYSDLIYLTSDNPRTENPEMILNDVEKGMDSSIPYFKICDREIAIKTSIQNLQKNDILLIAGKGHEDYQIIGREKIHFDDREMARKYLGGR
- a CDS encoding acetate/propionate family kinase, giving the protein MKVLVINSGSSSLKFELINTIDNNTLIKGICERIGISNSIFTLKNLITGIKIEERPEEMPNHKMAIDLVLKELVGENGVLKSIDEIDAIGHRVVHGGEYFNDSVLVDEEVIKKLENISELAPLHNPANVMGIKVMRELLPGKPNVAVFDTAFHQTMEKHVYTYPLPLEDYEELKVRKYGFHGTSHKYVSGVAKEMLGKDESKIIVCHLGNGASISAVKNGKVVDTSMGLTPLAGIMMGTRCGDIDPAAVLYIMEKRGLTPKEIDTRMNKKSGFLGIFGESSDFRDIQKGVESGKERAKLAYDMFCYRVKSYIGSYAVAMGGVDAIAFTGGIGENAAYARQGICDGLEFLGVELDKVKNMERISGNVDYSLPTSKVKVFKIETAEELMIAMDTYRLSK
- the pta gene encoding phosphate acetyltransferase: MSNLIEQIKEKEKEHKKTVVLPEAEDERVLRAAEQITKEGFANIILVGKDYQVREHAAKIGVDLSGVQIIDPMSFEKTPEFIRQFVHLRSKKGMKEEQAREIIQNDVRFFGAMLVRNCVADGMVAGSNSPTSNVLRAAIQVIGPKKGLKTISSSFIMQTKTKEFGVDGTLLFSDCGVLPNPTAQQIADIAISAVEKSRLITKFTDPKVALLTYSTKGSAEGEQVTKMREAYKILEERGVDFEFDGELQLDAAIVPAVAEQKVKDSNVAGKANILVFPDLCSGNIGYKLVQRFAKAKALGPLIQGLARPVHDLSRGCNVEDIVDVVAITCAECAVFCEILTL